The Halobacterium litoreum genome includes a region encoding these proteins:
- the ilvN gene encoding acetolactate synthase small subunit — MSGQGLPGPAPEDRERPTGRRNSQGIRIDPEAEAEHPPRRTVISALVEHEPGVLARVSGLFSRRQFNIESLTVADTQNDDWARITVVVEEPDPGIDQIEKQLAKVVPVIHVRELEDDALTRELVVVKVDADKPHEVQAITDMYGGRTLDAGPRTITVELTGDEQKIDDAIDAYRQFNIREIARTGQTALARGETKTAVVPDYLK; from the coding sequence ATGAGCGGGCAGGGACTGCCCGGCCCGGCGCCCGAGGACCGCGAACGGCCGACGGGCCGCCGGAACTCCCAGGGCATCCGCATCGACCCCGAGGCGGAGGCCGAACACCCGCCCCGGCGCACGGTCATCTCGGCGCTGGTGGAACACGAACCGGGCGTGCTGGCGCGCGTCTCCGGGCTGTTCAGCCGCCGCCAGTTCAACATCGAGTCGCTGACCGTGGCGGACACCCAGAACGACGACTGGGCGCGAATCACCGTCGTCGTCGAGGAACCCGACCCCGGCATCGACCAGATAGAGAAGCAACTGGCGAAGGTCGTCCCCGTCATCCACGTCCGCGAACTGGAAGACGACGCGCTCACGCGCGAACTCGTGGTCGTGAAAGTGGACGCCGACAAGCCACACGAAGTGCAGGCCATCACCGACATGTACGGCGGCCGGACGCTGGACGCCGGCCCGCGGACGATTACGGTCGAGCTCACCGGAGACGAGCAGAAGATAGACGACGCCATCGACGCCTACCGGCAGTTCAACATCCGGGAGATAGCGCGCACCGGCCAGACGGCGCTG
- the ilvB gene encoding biosynthetic-type acetolactate synthase large subunit: MTEQGTVREPTGASADDAAPTEGADETPDDGATTGQTGASSVVATLEGAGVDTVFGVQGGAIMPVYDALYDSGIRHVTMAHEQAAAHAADAYGAVTGDPGVCMATSGPGATNLVTGLADANMDSDPVVALTGQVPTELVGNDAFQETDTVGVTTPITKSNYFASSADTVGDDVSTAFALAANGRQGPTLVDLPKDVTTDDTDAGASEPSVPDTVRVRERADAEDVEEAAETIAAADRPVILAGGGVIKGEATDEVRAFAVEHGIPVVTTMPGIGAFPEDHDLSMEMAGMHGTGYANMAITLTDCLIAVGTRFDDRLTGGVDSFAPDAEVVHVDIDPAEISKNVEADHPLVGDAGTVVEQIADAMPNSPDTEAWRDQCAEWQAEYPMDYAVSEDDPVKPQYVVETVDEATDDDTIVTTGVGQHQMWACQYWTYTEPRTWISSHGLGTMGYGVPAAVGARLAADDDQSVVCFDGDGSFLMTCQELVVAARENLDITVFVLNNEAIGMVRQWQDAFFEGRRMASEYPWVPQFDRLAEAFGVAGFRIEEYDDVADTVQEALAVDGPSVVDVYIDPTENVYPMVPSGGDNGQFALSEGHL, translated from the coding sequence ATGACAGAACAGGGAACGGTGCGAGAGCCGACCGGCGCGTCAGCCGACGACGCGGCGCCGACCGAGGGCGCCGACGAGACGCCCGACGACGGAGCGACGACCGGACAGACCGGCGCGTCCTCGGTCGTCGCGACGCTCGAAGGCGCGGGCGTCGACACCGTGTTCGGCGTGCAGGGCGGCGCCATCATGCCCGTCTACGACGCGCTCTACGACTCCGGGATTCGCCACGTGACGATGGCCCACGAGCAGGCGGCCGCGCACGCCGCGGACGCCTACGGCGCGGTCACGGGCGACCCCGGCGTCTGCATGGCGACCTCCGGCCCCGGCGCGACGAACCTCGTCACCGGGCTGGCGGACGCCAACATGGACTCCGACCCGGTGGTCGCGCTGACCGGCCAGGTCCCCACGGAGTTGGTCGGGAACGACGCGTTCCAGGAGACCGACACGGTCGGCGTCACGACGCCCATCACGAAGTCGAACTATTTCGCGTCGAGCGCCGACACCGTCGGCGACGACGTGAGCACGGCGTTCGCGCTCGCCGCGAACGGCCGGCAGGGACCGACGCTCGTCGACCTGCCGAAGGACGTGACGACCGACGACACCGACGCCGGCGCGAGCGAACCGTCCGTTCCGGACACGGTGCGCGTCCGGGAGCGCGCCGACGCCGAAGACGTCGAGGAGGCCGCCGAAACCATCGCGGCCGCCGACCGCCCCGTGATTCTCGCGGGCGGCGGTGTCATCAAGGGCGAAGCGACCGACGAAGTCCGCGCGTTCGCCGTCGAGCACGGGATTCCCGTGGTGACGACGATGCCCGGCATCGGCGCGTTCCCCGAGGACCACGACCTCTCGATGGAGATGGCGGGGATGCACGGCACCGGCTACGCGAACATGGCAATCACGCTCACCGACTGCCTGATTGCGGTCGGCACGCGCTTCGACGACCGACTCACGGGCGGCGTCGACTCGTTCGCGCCGGACGCCGAGGTCGTCCACGTGGACATCGACCCGGCTGAAATCTCGAAGAACGTCGAGGCCGACCACCCGCTGGTCGGGGACGCCGGAACCGTCGTCGAACAGATTGCCGACGCGATGCCGAACTCGCCGGACACCGAGGCGTGGCGCGACCAGTGCGCCGAGTGGCAGGCCGAGTACCCGATGGACTACGCGGTGTCCGAGGACGACCCCGTGAAACCGCAGTACGTCGTCGAGACGGTGGACGAAGCCACCGACGACGACACGATTGTCACGACGGGCGTCGGCCAACACCAGATGTGGGCCTGCCAGTACTGGACGTACACCGAGCCCCGGACGTGGATTTCGAGCCACGGCCTCGGCACGATGGGATACGGCGTCCCCGCCGCCGTCGGCGCGCGACTCGCGGCCGACGACGACCAGTCGGTCGTCTGCTTCGACGGCGACGGGTCGTTCCTGATGACGTGTCAGGAACTCGTCGTCGCGGCCCGCGAGAACCTCGACATCACGGTGTTCGTGTTGAACAACGAGGCCATCGGGATGGTGCGCCAGTGGCAGGACGCCTTCTTCGAAGGACGCCGGATGGCCTCGGAGTACCCGTGGGTGCCGCAGTTCGACCGCCTCGCGGAGGCGTTCGGCGTCGCGGGCTTCCGCATCGAGGAGTACGACGACGTGGCCGACACCGTCCAAGAGGCGCTGGCCGTCGACGGCCCGAGCGTCGTGGACGTCTACATCGACCCGACGGAGAACGTCTACCCGATGGTCCCCTCGGGCGGCGACAACGGACAGTTCGCGCTGTCGGAGGGCCACCTATGA